AATAAAGATAAACGCTTTTTATTATATGAAAGATAGCAACGAAACTTACAGAGTTTCAATGAACCTAATCTATCATCCTAAATTTCCAGAGGAAGAATGGCAGGACATTCTGATGCATTCGTTTCTCATCTTAAACAGTATTAACATTGAATCAAAAACAAAGTGAACAAACAGTCCTATTGGAAAAAGTTATCTATGAATCAATACGAAGTTATACTCAATCAAGTCATCGGGAAACATAAATATCTTTTTGGCAAATCGGCAAATGTAACCATACCGTTTGAAGGCCAGAAAAAAACTCAAAAGAACATTCGTCTTTTCGATTGGTTTCATATGAGTAAAAACAAAAGAATCGATTTCTATGATCGATTCGGTGACATTGAAGAAGAGAATGTTCTAGGTAAATACATTATCGATAATGGTGACGATGAAATATTTGCACCAGAACTACGCGAAGGAGTTATTCCTTTTGCTTTTATTGTCGATGATGGAGCCTCGGGGAACGATTACCAAGTGGAAGGAATTTTGATGATCGACCTACGGGTTGCAAAACGTCCTGTTCTTATTGCTGAAGTAGACGGTACAATTGATGGACAAACACCATTTCAAATTGTATCGTTTGAATCTTTAAATATATCCTCAGGTAAAATCAAAGTAGATGAGTGAGACTGCAAAAGGAAAAATATATGCACGAAAAAGCAGATAAACAGGAGTTCATTTTCAAGTTTCTAAAACATATAAAACTTGGTACCGATGATGAGCTAATATTTTTTAATGCAAAAACTTCTCACATCTATTTTGCTGGTTGGGTCTTTTTGTTTGTTTCGATCACCAGCATTTTTCTATTTCCTAAATATTTTACATTTTACCAAGATTTCTTGAAATTTGATCTATTTAATAAAATGGGTTTAAATCAAGAAAACGTTAAACTACTAGTATTCATATTGTCATTTCTTACTTTTGTGAAATCTTACTCAATTTGGATTCAAAGGAAAGAACTTTTGGAAAGTCTATACGGTTTACGAATTCTTTTGGATTACATGAGAGTGGATGAAGTTTCTTTTTTTCAAAACGTTAAACAAATTTTTCCAAATTTAGAAGACTTTGAAATTGCAGACTTTACTAAAGCAGTTTTTGCGAGTAAATTAATTATCAAATAAGATATTTCTTCCGTTACTGTTTAACGATGAAAAAAGTATTACTCCTACTTGCAAAAGGTTTCGAATCATTTGAAGCTAGTGTTTTCATCGATGTCATTGGTTGGAATCTTGTTGATGGAGACAATTCAACAAAACTTTATACCTGCGCTTTCAAAAAGGAAGTCGAAGGCTCGTTTGGTGTTAAACTCAATGCGGATTACCAAATTTGCGAAGTGAACATAAATGAATTCGACGCTTTAGCAATTCCTGGAGGATTTGAAGAATACGGTTTCTATGAAGAGGCTTATCATCCAGAATTTCTAGAGTTGATTCGACATTTTGACAAACAAGATAAAATCATTGCTTCTATTTGTGTCGGGGAATTGCCCATCGCCAAGTCAGGTGTCTTAAATCAAAGAATGGCAACAACATACAATCATAAAGAAAGTATCAGGCAAAACCAACTTGCAAAACTTGGAGCCATTGTACAAAATTCTCCGATAGTCATAGATAAAACATCATTACAAGTTGGAGTCCAGCGACAGCAATAGGTGTTGCTTTACTTCTTTTGAAATTGTTAACTTCAGAAGAAAATGCGAATTATATCAAAGAAATAATGGGATTTTAGAATTGATTGTTTAGAAATAGAACTTTAAATCAGCATAACAACGGAAATCGGAGATCATATTTGATGTTAGTTCCAATAAGATTAAAAAGAAACATTATCCTTTCAGCTGTAGTTTTAGCTCTGATTTCTTGTTCCAGTTTTCCGATAGGTTCTGGTTATACTTCTAAACCAAATACAATAGTTTATTCAAAACCAGACGACAAAAGTACAATTGTTTCTGAATTAAAAAAAGACTCTCACTTTAACATCATTACATATAATTATTTTAAAAGTAATCAAAAAGGAAAGTTATGGCATAAAATAAAACAGGAAAACGTTGTAGGCTATATTGAAGAAAATGTTGGAGACAACTCTAATTCACCAACACAATTATTTCTTACAACAAACGAACCTATCTATGGATTCGTTGTTGCCTCTTCCTTAGTGTTGCGAAGCCAGCCGAATACTACTAGTGCTGCCATTGAAAAACTTGCTACAAAAGAGATCGTTAGTGTCATAGAAGAAGGAAAAAACTCAGTTATTGTAAATGGAAAAACGGGAAGCTGGGCCAAAGTAAAAACAAAAAATAATAATGTAGGTTTTGTATTCACTCCATATTTGATGCTTAGCAAATCACCAGACAATTTCGTAATTGGCGAAGATATTGAATCAAAAGAAAAAGGTTGGGCTTATACTACAACTTTTCCCAATACTGTTTATATAAAAAAACACGGAAAGTTATATCCTGTAGAAAATGACCAAGTTTCTGAAAATGAATTCTATTTACTTGATTCAAGATATATCACAAAAGATGGTAAGGTATTCTTTCATATTTACAAACAAACTGGAAGAAAAGCAGATTGGTATTCTGAAATTGAAGTTGAATACTCTACAGATTGTTACATTTCTTCAAACCATGTAAAGGTTTCTGATCGATACGCTGTATTATATTCTCAATTCAAAGAATCAGATAAAAAGAAACGTAAACTAATTGAATTTTTAGATCAACAAAGCGGAGAGGAAATAGATCCTGCAAAGTCTGACTTCTATACATTTATTTCAAAAAAAGAAAAATATCATGTTATTATCACTTCAACTAAAAGTGAATTTGAGGATTGTCGTGATTGTTTTTATGGTGATGATTATAATTTAGTTTTTGTTTTTCATGAAAAAGATAATCAGTTCAAAAAAATATTCTCTTCTGGTGGATCTCGAAGCGCAAGTTTTGGGGAAACAAATAAAAATTTCTATATTACGATCGCAACTAGCCCTCTCCCCGAAGGAGATGAGTCTCCTAGTACCATCAAATCCAGCAAATATAAATTCAATGGAACAAATTTCGATTTAGAATCTGAGGAAAAAAATTAACGATTCTACTCAATCGATAGTCGATATATTCTTTATTTCATTTAATTTCCGTTCTGGATCTTTTGAAAAGCCACACAAGTAGGGACAGTTTCAATCTTTCCTTCTTGTAAGTCCTTACAGCTAAACAACAAAATTTGTTTATGGCATTCCTTATATGCGGTTTGTATCGCAAACGGATCTGCACCGATCAGTTTATATGCATTACTTTCGCGAAATCGCTTTTGGCATTGCGCTTCATCCAGTCTGCCTTCGGTAAATTTTTTTAGATTTTCAGGAATGGATTTCCATTCCTTGTCAGCACACTCTCTATACTTTGCACAAATTTCAGATGTTAAACTTAAAGATTCATTCTGCCATTCTAAGTTTACGATCCCTTTATCTTTTTTACAGGATACAGTTGTTACTACAACTAAGATAGAAAAGAAGCTAAGAATTCTATTTTTTTTATTCAATTTAAGAAGAGAAAGATAAGTTTTGCCGTTATTCGTAGTTCGCATATCATTTGTTGTTACTCGGGATTTATGCGTAGTGCGTATATTTGCCGCAGCATTCATAAAAGATTTAATTGTATTTTCCATATCCTCTATAAAAACTTGGATGGTTATATACGCATTACGTATATTTCTCCAATAATTATTTGTGCTAACCGTATAACGTTTATTTCCCCAATTACGCATGTTATAAACATTGCGTTTAGTTCCCTCACCCAATTTTGGAAAAAGTATGTTTAGTAACTTCATAAAGCTTTTTGATTTTCCTTTGTTATTTTGAATTCTCAGTTGTTTCTTTTTTGCGAATCAGAATTTCAATTCGCTCTTCTTTGGCTTTTTTTTCTGGCGTATCTGAGTCTTTTGCTTTTTGGAACATAGCGTAACCTTGAACAGATACTTGTTCTTTAGGAATTCCATATTCGTTCACCATTTTCTCTGCAAGTAAAGAAGCTCGGTGTGAATGATAGTCCCATGAATTTTGAAATTTAGATTTATCTATTTGTGATTCATAAGGGATTTGAACACGAACGACTATATCAATATCCATTCCTTTTGATAAGATTGCCAATTGTTCAAAAGCAAACTTAAGATCAGGATCTGATTTTAATATATCATCAGATGCCAAATCAGAACCTGCAAAAATTAATTTGAGTTCTTCCGTTTCTGCAAGTCCCAATTTTAATTTTGCTTTTTCTCTAAGTGTTTTTAAAGCAAATCCAATTCGTTCCCATAGCCTAAATACTTGTGACTTAGGCTCCACTGTATCATCTTCCAAAATTCCCGATCCGCCGTCTAAAAGAGCACCAACAGAACTTACATTTAATCCAAACCCACGTTTAATATCTTTTGCTACTTCCGTTAGGCGGTTGGCATCGACTTTACTAATTGCATACAATATAATAAATAGTCCCAATAATAAAGTGATCATGTCGGCGTAGGTCAACAACCAACGATCATGGGCTTCTATATGTTCTTCTTCTTTTGACAAAAACCTGGAACGTCTTCTCATGTTTCCTCTTTCAGGGTGGGAAATGCTTTATGTAAAAACTCCCATTCCTTTTCTTGGACTATCGCGTAAAACTCGTTAAACAGTTCTTGGTTTACAGGTAAAGTGGCATAGTAACCTTGCTCTACTTTTTTGAACAAGGGATAAACTCCAAGCAATCTTGACATCATGGCAGCAGGTTTTATGATATATGCACTTACTGGTTTATGTGCTAATTCATAAAATTTTTTAAGGTTAAAAAGTACAACCTCTAATTGTTTTCTCCGTGTATCACGTTGGTCTAACTCGCAAAATAACGAAAAATACTCTTCTTGGCTGATTTCCTTTCCCGATTCCCAACCTTTAGTGAGAAGAAGTTCTGCCATTTGGATATCCAATTCATCTGTTATTTTGTTAAGTTCCATGAGACGTTCGACGTTCTCTCTTGTCCCTTCCTTCATCATGTTCTTAACTTTATCATACGTAGTAAAAGCTAACGTTTCCCATTCTTCCTTTCCATCCAAATTATACACAGTTTCAAAAAAGAATTTTGCCATCCCGATTGTTTCGTTTCGGTGAAAAAAATCATAATAGTAAAGATGAAATCGATCCACTTGAATGCGAACGATTTCCCTTCTAGCCAGTGCGACTTCTTCCGTCAATTGGTGTTTCATTTCCGCTTAGTTTGCAGTTAATCCCAAAAGATAAGAAGGGAATCCTTGTTGGTCACGTTCAAATGGTGCAATTGAAAACTGATTGGGTATGGAAACAATTTCATGATAGAACTTGTATGTGGAACGAAATAAAATTTTTGGCGTCGCAGATTCTTTTGGTGTATAATAAAATTTTACTCCATAACGAAAGTTATTTGCCCATCCTTCTTTTGTAACTTCTAACAATGGATAATCAGCTGGAATTTTTTTGTTTTGGACAACATTAAAAACAATATCACCTTTTTTATACAGTCGAACTCCTTGAGTTTCTCCCGCCAAACGAACAGTACCAGCTTCTGGAAATGATAGGGAAAGGTAGGTCAAACTAACATAGTTTCCACGATTCTTTAGTTGTAAAGTTACAAGTGATTCGTGCCCAGTCTCAAATTTTGGAGATACTTCTAAAGATACAAAAGATGGAACCGGTTGCATGGGAAGGTTTGGAATCATCTCCCAACCGTTAAAAACGAATTCTTGAGAGTAATTTGGATTAGTTGGAAAGATTCGAAAGGATTTATCTTTATTATTGTACTCAAAGTCTACTCGTTTACTTCTTTTTAATTCTTCGTGTTCTTTGAGTTGAAACCCGTCCCATATTTTTTTGCCTTTTCGGTATCCCATAGGAACGGAGAATAAACCTAACGGTGGTTCTTCGGCCAATACTTCAATAAAGACGGAATTAAAATTGTCTCCCGGGAGTTCAGATAGTACAATCCGGCGTAGACAATCACCAGCAAAGGAAACTCTCTCTTTTCCAGGTGCTGATCCAGGAACCCAAGTTTTGAGTTTCGCATCGTAAAACATCGCACCTAAATTCTGCAAAAAGAATTCTAACTTCCATTGAAAGATCCAACTCGATCCATCCTTTCGAAAAGCTGCTAGAACCTCGCTTGTCCCTGACTGAAACAACACCAATGTTTCCATTTCGGGAGTTTCATCCAAATTGATCTGTTTTTGGCCCAAAACACGAACAACTTGGCCAGTATCGCTGCCATAGACGGCTTGTCGAATTTCGGAATCGGAAGGAACTTCCTTTTGTGAACAGGATACGAAAGAAACGGATGCAAAAAGTAAAGTGACTGTAATTCGAAACAAAATGGATAAATTCATAGGAATTCTTTCATTTCAGCACAGCAAAACTCCAATTCAACCTTTTTTGCTTTTCCTTTCTCAGTCCTGTGTTTTACTCGTCTAAGTATTAAGAATTGGGGACGACATTGGTTTCGACTGTTGTTGGCTTGGATTCAGTGGCACGTAGGGGTGAGGGACCTCTTAAAAACCTTCAAAACAATAACTGCAAATAACGAATTTGCTCTAGCAGCTTAATTTTAAGCTCTACGGTTTCATTGGCTGTTTCCTTAGGTGGCCAAGAAACCGACACCTCTCTAAGGACCTTTCGGATTTGTCGCCCGCTTCGAACCGGATTGAACTTTAAGTAGGATAGGAATTAGTCCCCCGTTTGTAGGGTAAGTCTTTCCGAAATTTATTTGCAAACTAAACGTGTAGAAGCTGCATTTGAGGATGATAGGACCCGGGTTCGACTCCCGGCGTCTCCAAAGTTTCGGCATTCGCTTCTCTCATTCGCCGGGTCCTCCGTAGCCAGAGCTCCCGCCCGCAGCCATCCCTTAAGTGCTTTTCGAAGCAAACACTTCCACTTGGTTATTAGCTAAAGTATATAAATGTTTAGTTGGTTTTGAAAGTGATATTCGTTTAATTCGAGGGAAACGTTGCGCTTCGGCACTGCCTGCCTAGCTTGGTCTACGACCGCTAACGCCTTCTCCGAAGGCTCAGCTACGAGGAACGTCGTCTCCCCTAGTTCGATATTTGCCGAGAATCAAACTTCCGATCTACTTTCAATTTAATCTTGGTAAGTGTACCTTGTGGTATTGGTTCTATAGATATTACCATTTCTCCAAATTCTTTTTTCTTCTAAGATGGTATCACCTTTCAAAATTGGTAAGTTTGTTTCTCCCTCTTTTGGTGTGGCATAAAAGATAAATGTTTTTGGAGCTATCCACTGGAAAGCCATTCTCATATCATCAAAAACATGAAATTCGGATTTTGATAAATCAAATACATATTTTGTGCGAACAAATCCCGTACCAGCATCGAACACTAGAAATAAATTTTGTGGTGAGACGGATTCAAAATAACACATATGCATGTGAATTTGTTTACTGAGATTCTTCAAAAGCACTCGGCGAAGATTCAAATCGTATACAATTCCTTCGTATACATCCTCGTTATTTTCTAAGATAATTAAAAGAAAATGTCCTTTTTGTTCTGTTTTAAAAACTTTCTGAAAGTGACTAGCAACTGGTATTGTGTCTATCAAATTTGAAGTTTTTTTATCGAAAATCCTTAAGTTTCCATCGTTCAGATCATATCCCAGTTGCGGAATTGTATTCTTGCCGGGAGGAAAACTTTCTGGATTTAAAAAAATATAATCTGAATAAACATATCCATCGGAATGGTTCAACGAACGAACTTTAGACCAATGCCTGTAATCAGAGTTGTCATTCGAAATTTCTTCCAGAACTGTGACCTTTGTATTTCTATCTAATTGTAGAATGACCTTTGATTTTTCACTTGGCTTTTCGCGCAACATCACCTTGTTCCCAGAAATATAAACGTCCTTTCCAGAACTACACATTGTGAGGCTAAAGAATATGATAAGTTTATAAATTCTTTGGATCATTTACTTTCAAAAATGAGCAACATATTATTTTAAAAATTCTAATCTTTAATTTGAATTAGTTTAAAGCCCAAAAATGAAATGAGACTATAAAATGGAATTAGAGCTAAATTATGCCAAGCAAGTATATGAGTGGACGTTTCATTAGGACAAAAAAATGAAATGCTAATTTGGGCAAATGCAAAAGGCAAAACATAAATGGAAAATTGGTATAAAATGGAAGGCTCAATAAATCCCTTTTTTAAATAAAAATTTAATAGGATCACCGGAATCATTGTGATCAAAAGAACCAATTCGACGCAACTCGAACCGTGGTTTTTAAACTCTTCCGAAAGAGATAAAAATAAACCCCTATCTAAAAATGAAACGGAAAAAACCAAATAACAGAACCAAATAACAAGTACTAAATTATAATACAGATAGTCATATCTTGATTGTTGTCCCGGAATATTTCTTTTAAATAAAACAAGCCCACAAAAAATAAAAATTGCCATTAAAGCAAGATTGGATCCCCAAAATTGTGGAATATTATACTGTCCTCGAATGATAATCGAAAAAAACAAAATCACAAACATACTTAGTAAAGAAATTAAAGTCCAAACCAGAAACCGATGCTCGGGACTTTTTAGTGGAGATACTTTTTTGTTGTCTTGCGTAAGAATTTTAATTAATTCTTCAGTTTTCATAATTTTCCTCCCGGACGAAGTCGAATGACTTTATAGATTCTATGTGCTGCCGTTTTGACTGCTGACTGGGACATGGACAAAATTTTTGCAGTTTCTGCAACAGACATTTTCTCCAATTTAAGCAACCGAAATATCAATCGCTGTTTTTCTGAAAGTTTAGTCAAAATTTCGTCAATACGTTCTTTCGAATCATCTTCTAAATGTATATTTTGATTCTCTGGTAAATATTCATTAGACAAGATGAATTCTTTCTTTTTCTTACGTTCCTTTTTTCGAATATAATCAATGATCTTATAATTTGCAATTGTAGACAACCAAGGTAAAAAAGATTTTTCAGGTAGGAAAGTATGTTTAGAAAGATGGACTGCTATTAGGATTTCCTGAAGAACATCTTCTCTGTCATCTGAATCAAATACTTTTACTGCTAATAGTGCCCTAAGAATCACACAAATTTCTTCCAACAATTTCTTATAAGATAATGAATCTCCCTCTTGGGCAGAACGCATCAAACCGGATAATTCATCCGATGAGATCCTATTCTTGGATTGTTTCAACACTCTTCAACTTTCGAATGTTCTCTTCATAAATCAATTTAATTATAAATAACAATTTTTTTTTCGCAGATGTAACTTTTTCAACTTTCAAACGAAAGAAAATACAAATCAAACGAGGAGTTTATTATGAATTACAAATCTGGGATACTTTTAGGTGCCGCAATCGCTGGACTTACTTTCACATCTTGTATGAGCGCAAAAACCCAAATGGCGGAAAAAGCAGAGGGTGAATGTCACGGTATCAATGCTTGCAAAGGTCAGGGAGATTGCGGAGGAAAGGGACATACTTGTGCTGGGAAAAATTCATGCAAAGGACAAGGTTGGAAAGGAACGTCTGAAAAAGAGTGTGCCGAAAAAGGCGGTAAATTCGTTAAAACGTAAGACTATTGGAAAATCAAACTTCCATATTTGGTGTTGGTCTCAGACGAGAGCATTATCCTTATCTTACGGAAAAACCAAATACAGACATAGATTGGTTTGAAGTAATCAGTGAAAATTATATGAACACTGAAGGACGACCTATGTCTGTATTGGAATCCATTCGTATGGATTATCCCATCACATGCCACGGTGTTGGTATGTCGTTGGGAAGTACAAATCAAATTGATCCGAATTACCTTAAAAAATTAAAACGATTGATTGAAAGATTGAATCCATTTCTCGTATCGGATCATTTAGCATGGAATAATTGGAACGGAACCAGATTACATGATTTAATTCCAATTCCTTTCCATGAAGAATCCTTAGAAATCATCGCAAATAATATTGATTATGTTCAAAATGAACTGCAAAGGAAAATTGCAATCGAAAATATCTCAGCATACTTCAGTTATACATCCTCCACAATGAACGAAGCGGAATTCTTAAAATCACTAACTGAAAAGACAGGGTGCTTAATTCTTTTGGACATAAATAATATTTATGTAAATGCAAAAAACTTTCAATTCGACCCATTAGATTTCATCAAAACAATCCCTAAAAACAGCATAGCTCAAATTCATTTAGCAGGGTTTACAGATATGGGAAATTTTCTATTTGATACTCATGCAGAGCCGGTGCATCCAGAAGTTTGGAATCTATTTGAAAAATCTTTAGACTTCCTTCCAAAAAATATCCCAATGATGATTGAATGGGATGAGAATGTTCCAGAGTTCCAAAGATTAGAGGAAGAACTGAACAAAGTAAGAATGATCACTCAAAGGAGAGGCAAAAATGAAGCTATCAGAACTTCAGAATTTATACTTGAATAGTATCTTATCAAACATAGATTCACCGTTCCAAAACCAAATCATGGCTTGCGGAAATTTGTCACTAGAAGAAGTTACATCGGTATATAAACAGGCGTATATTTACAGATTAAAAGAAGTAATGTATGATAATTTCGAATCTGTATTGTACGTATTAGGTGAACAATCTTTCGACTTAATAATTGAAAATTATATCAAACAGAATCACCATTTATCTTATGATTTGTCAAACTACGGCAAAAATTTCCCCGACTTCTTAACAAAATCATTTCCAGAATTACCTTTTTTAACAAATTTAGCTGAATTTGAAATACATTTCTCTGAATGTTTTCACAAAAAAGAAAATCAAATTTTTGAATTTTCTATAATAAGAAACCAAGAGGAGTTAGAAAATTCTGTTTTTGAATTTAGCGATTCGACAAAACTAATACAAAATCAATTCGCAGTTTACTCAATTTGGAAAAATAGAAAATCAAGTTCTCCGCCAGACCTTTCCAATCTGAATCATTCTGAACAACTTCTTTTATATAAACGAAATTCTAATCTTTATGTTCTATCACTTGAACCTGTTGAATTTTTCTTCATCGACTTACTACAAAAAGGCAAATCTATTGTAGCTGCATTAGAAAAAATCAGTTCACGTTTCGAATTGAGTCCCGAGATCGTTTCAGACCTTTTTGGAAAAATCTCCAGTTCAGGAATCGTAAAAAATATTATTATTAAAAATGATTATGCAACTTTGAATTTTTGATTTATTACTTTATGCAATCTACAATGACGAGCTGAATTCAAACTGTACGATCATTCATAGGAAAATAATCTTCGTTTAAAAGTATTTTTATTAATGATTCTTTATTAGAAAAGAACCAAATTGAATCTTTGGCCATTCTCCGAACCACGCATGATAATAAAAAATATAAATTCCAAATGATATACCGCATAAGATAAGAAAAACGGCTGTTTTGCGGAAGACCAAAAGATTTCCCATTTCCACGGTCATTTTCAAAACGATTTTTGTCAGTCTATCAATGATGGAAAACAAAAAGAAAAAAAGTAATAGAATCACACCCATACCGATTAAAGTCACAACGGGTTTTTCATATATGCTCGTAAGACCCAATACACGTCCGTTGATGATTGTTACAATCAAATCCACAGAAAGTATACAAATTAAGCGAAAATAAAAACCTAAAAAACGATGGAAAAGACTTGGTTTCGATGAAGAGGACATGGAATAAAATTTAAGAATTCAAACCGAGTTTGCAAGTATGATTTTTCGAAAATATGTATCAAAACCTAGAAATTGTAGGTTTGCCGATCTAAGTCTGACTTAGAATCAAATTATCAAACCGGAAGTTTTTGTAACAATATCTAACCTAACATCTGAAATGTTCTAGATTTATAAATATTGAATATCATATTTTGCCGGTAATGCAGTTTTTGATTCGTAAAACTTGTCTGATTTATTTCCTTTGTATTTCTTTTTCCCTCTTTGCCGAAGAACCTAGCAATGACAAAGAAGGTCGTAAAACCAAACCAGCCGGCCAAGAAATCAGAGATCGAAAATTTCAGATTCAAAACGACTTAATTGTAGAACCACCTCCAAAACCAGCCCCGCCAATCCCTTCAAAAGATTTTTCTCTCAAAAAGGAAGAAGGTGCAAAATATTTCACTTTCTATCCTGGTGTCCAAGCCAACTTAAGTGATTTAAAGATCGTATCTTCTACAGGTGGAAGAGCCGTTATGATGGATGACCAACGAATGGATCAAAATCTTTCCTTCCTTTATGATTTAAAATCACATGAATGGCAAGTAGGAGAAAATTGGGGTTTATTCATTCTAAATCGAAATGTTAATTTTCGCCAATCCAAACAAAAAATAACAGATATTACTGAAACAAATATGGCGAGTGAAGGAGAATCAGGTTCCTCTAATCGGTCTTCTCCAATTAAACAATATAAAAATCAAGACTTAGGAACGGAAACTTTTGGTAGTTATCATATGATACTTCCTGCAATTTATTACGGTCAAAAAGGTAACGATAAATTTAGAATTGGATTAGGGTTAGGATATTCAAAAGTCAACATACAAGGCACTGCCGATTTTAATGATGGGAATGGTTATTTTAATAACATAATGATATTTAGTGGAGGAAGAAACCTCGACGAAAAAATTGATAACATGGGTCGATATTCCTTATTGAACAATGGAAATATTGATGGAGATCCATACCGTGCCTACTTATTGTCAAATTTATCATATGGAAATAACTTAGAAGCACTTGGAGCTTATACATTAATCAAAGGAGATGTAAATCCAAAAACAATCAATCCATTGTTAGCTTTATACTACGCACAAGCCACAGGAAATAATTTAAGTCCACTTGAACTTTACGCTTTGTTAACCTTAGGAATCGGTAGAGTCAATTCCTCGACAAACTATGCAAAAAGTTTTTATTTTTTTTGGGAGATTCCTATTGGTGCAATCAATTGGCGTTTGGGATTAGGTGGACCTTTTTATGCACAAAACGGATACAAAATTTCTTTCACTACAGTTGAAATGTCTTTTTATATGCCGATCGAATTTTAAACACATAAAAGCTATGACATTTGTTATATTTTTCTATGTTCGTTCCCGATGAATAAAAAATCCAATGCTAAACCATTTCCATCTCTTTTAATTGTTTCGCATCACGAGCAGGAGAGGTTCCAAAAAAACGAGAGTATTCCCGATTGAATTGCGATGTACTTTCGTAACCTACATCTAAAGCGGCATCAGTCACCGAATAACCGCTATAGGTTAAAAGTTTCCTTGCTTCCAGAAGTCGTAACTGTTTTTGAAATTGAATCGGGCTTAAGCCCGTGATGGACTTGAATTGTCTATGAAAGGTTGTAATTCCCATACAAGCTCTATTCGCCAATTGATCGATTTCAAAACTATTTGTATAATTTTGTCTGACCCATTGGATCGCTTGGTGAATGCTCGATCCTTTT
This genomic stretch from Leptospira meyeri harbors:
- a CDS encoding DUF692 domain-containing protein, yielding MENQTSIFGVGLRREHYPYLTEKPNTDIDWFEVISENYMNTEGRPMSVLESIRMDYPITCHGVGMSLGSTNQIDPNYLKKLKRLIERLNPFLVSDHLAWNNWNGTRLHDLIPIPFHEESLEIIANNIDYVQNELQRKIAIENISAYFSYTSSTMNEAEFLKSLTEKTGCLILLDINNIYVNAKNFQFDPLDFIKTIPKNSIAQIHLAGFTDMGNFLFDTHAEPVHPEVWNLFEKSLDFLPKNIPMMIEWDENVPEFQRLEEELNKVRMITQRRGKNEAIRTSEFILE
- a CDS encoding sigma-70 family RNA polymerase sigma factor is translated as MKQSKNRISSDELSGLMRSAQEGDSLSYKKLLEEICVILRALLAVKVFDSDDREDVLQEILIAVHLSKHTFLPEKSFLPWLSTIANYKIIDYIRKKERKKKKEFILSNEYLPENQNIHLEDDSKERIDEILTKLSEKQRLIFRLLKLEKMSVAETAKILSMSQSAVKTAAHRIYKVIRLRPGGKL
- a CDS encoding putative DNA-binding domain-containing protein; its protein translation is MKLSELQNLYLNSILSNIDSPFQNQIMACGNLSLEEVTSVYKQAYIYRLKEVMYDNFESVLYVLGEQSFDLIIENYIKQNHHLSYDLSNYGKNFPDFLTKSFPELPFLTNLAEFEIHFSECFHKKENQIFEFSIIRNQEELENSVFEFSDSTKLIQNQFAVYSIWKNRKSSSPPDLSNLNHSEQLLLYKRNSNLYVLSLEPVEFFFIDLLQKGKSIVAALEKISSRFELSPEIVSDLFGKISSSGIVKNIIIKNDYATLNF